Genomic DNA from Planctomycetia bacterium:
GCCGCATCTTGAAAGCGAAACGTGCCGCGCAGTTTCGAGCACGACAGGGCTCCCGGCATCGCGGCGAGTGCCGTCCCGATTTCGACCTCGGGATGAATGCCCGGCTCGATGCGCCGGAATAGCTTGAGGAACAAGAATTTGTCGAGCGCGGCGACGGCGCCGCGCGAATAAGTCGAACGCCACAGCGGAACGATCGCCGCCGGCGTGACGGAATCGAGCCGCGGCATTTCGCCGAGCGGTCGCCAATCGATCCGCCCTTGAAGGCCCGGCACGGAAGCGCCGGCCGCGAGAGCCTTCGCCAGCCGCTCCCAGAAATTCGCCTCGGCCGTGGCATCGCAGACGAACCACGTCGCCGCGGGATTGCGCGTTCTCACGCGCACGGCTCCGGCCGTCGGGCGATCGCGCAAGATCGCTTGAGCCCGCGCCTCGGGTGTCGCGATCAAGATCAGTTGATATAGGCCCGGCTCTCCCTCGGTGTAGAAGACGCGCAGCAAGACGATCGCGTAGGTGCTACCGTCGTCGTCGCGCATGCCGATCGGCACGACTTCGACGACGTCGGTCGTGCGAATCGTACGCTCGGAGGCGAGATGCCACGATTGCAAACGAAGATACGCGCTCAGGCCGTCGCGAATCCGATCAAGCGCCGGAACACGCAGCGCGTCGGTCCACTCGCTCGCGACGCGCACGATCGGCAACTCCGATGGTGACCGGCGCGCAGCTTCACCGTGCGGCCGTTCGATCTGAAACCAATAGAAGCCGTGCGGCCCGACGGTGAGCATGTACGGCAATTCGCCGATCATCGGAAACCGGCTTTGGCCGAAGAGCTCGACCGGCGAACGTCCGCGGTATGCCCCGAGATCAAGCTCGACCGCTTGCGGGAAGCGCGACAAATTCACGACGACCAACAGCGTTTCGTCTTCATACTTTCGCAGGAACGCCAGCACGCGCGGATTTTGCGGCAACAAGAATTCGATCTCGCCTCGGCTGAAGCTCTTGAAGCGTTGCCGAAGCCGGAGCACGCGACGAACCCACCACAAAAACGAATGCGGGCTCTGCTCTTCCGTCTCGACGTTGACCGATTGATAGTGGTACTCCGGATCGGAAATCGGCGGCAGAAACAGCCGTTGCGGGTTCGCGCGCGAGAAGCCGCCGTTACGATCGGAGCTCCATTGCATCGGCGTGCGCACGGCATCGCGATCGCGCAGGTAGATATTGTCGCCCATGCAAATCTCATCGCCGTAATACATCACCGGAGTGCCCGGCAGCGCGAAGAGCAGCGAATGCATGAGCTCGATCTTGCGGCGATCGTTGCGCAAGAGAGGCGCCAGCCGGCGGCGCAAGCCGAGGTTGACGCGGGCCCGCGGGTCGGTCATGTAGAAGCGATACATCGCGTCGCGCTCTTCGTCGGTCACCATTTCGAGCGTGAGCTCGTCGTGGTTGCGGAGGAAGATGGCCCATTGCGAAGTCGGCGGCGGCGCGGGCGTGTGTTGCAGAATGTCGACGATCGGAAAGCGTTCTTCTTGTTGCACGGCCATGAAGAGCCGCGGCATCAACGGAAAGTTGAAGCACATCTGGCATTCGTCGTCGTCGCCGAAATAGGCCGAGGTTTCATCGGGCCATTGATTCGCTTCGGCCAACAGCATCCGGCCGGGGTAATGGTCGTCGATGTGCTTGCGCAGGCGGCGCAAGAAAGCATGTGTCTCCGGCAGGTTCTCGCAGTTGGTCCCTTCTCGTTCGTAGAGATAGGGAATGGCGTCGAGCCGGAGACCGTCGATGCCCATCGCGAACCAGAAGTCGACGATCTTCAGCAACGTTTCTTGCACCACTTCATTGTCGAAGTTCAAGTCGGGCTGGTGCGAGTAGAAGCGATGCCAAAAATATTGCTGTGCTTCGTGGTCCCATGTCCAGTTCGAGACTTCGAAGTCTTGGAATATGATCCGGGCTTCGCGATATTTTTCGGTCGTATCGCTCCAGACATAGAACTCGCGCTCGGGGCTCCCCTTCGGCGCGCGGCGCGCGCGCTGGAACCAAGCGTGTTGGTCCGAGGTGTGGTTGATGACCATCTCGGTGATGACGTTAAGGCCGAGCCGATGCGCCTTGTCGAGAAACTTTTTGAAGTCGTCGAGGTTGCCGTACATCGGGTTGACGGTCGAATAGTCGGCGATGTCGTAACCCTCGTCGCGCAGCGGCGAGGGGTAGAACGGCAGCAGCCAAATCGCCGAAACGCCGAGCGAGGCGACGTATTCGAGCTTCTCCGTCAGGCCGGCGAAGTCGCCGATGCCGTCGCCGGAGCTATCGAAAAACGAGCGGACGTGCATCTGATAAATGACGACGTCTTTGTACCAATCGGCCGGACGCGAGGCCTCGAAGTCGCTTTGCGAAGTCGCGTTCACGAGCGGTTGGTTCTGGGCGCCGGTGCCACTTTGCATAGCGGCCTCGTTCGGCGCAGGCTCCGGAGAATGGATGGTGCTCATGGTGTGTTATGCTCCCTCGCTCACGAAAACGCCGATCGGAAATTCATCGAGAACTTCCTTCAAGCGAAACAGATCGGACTTCGCGTGGACTTGCCGGCCGGTGAGATGATTCACGAACGTGCGGGGAAACCCGGCGGGGAGTTCGACCGTCGTGTCGGCCCAGACGCGCTCCCCTTGCCCGACGCAGGCGACGACGCCGTCGATCGCGGCGGCCTCGGTAAGTCGACCCCACCAGCGCGGCACGACGACCACGATGCGCGTTGCATCTTCCGCCCCGGCTTCATGTTCGGCGGAGTGATCCGACGTCGGTTGCCAAGCGAAGGCGACGATGTGTTCCGCGGCGCGCCCCGAGGTCGACAGCGGAACATAGCGCCCTGCGGCGAAGAGCGTTTCGTGTTTGCGGCGCAGCTCGATGAGCTTCCAGGTGGCGAAGAGCTTGAGCCGATCATCGGCGGGGTTTTTCGCTAAACTCGCCGCGAACTCCGCGCGGTGGCTCACCTCGGTTGGGAAGTCGGCTTTCAGTTTTTGCAGCAATTGCGTCCGACGGGCGTAGTCGACTGGGCGGCGATTGTCGGGGTCGACGAGGCTGAAATCCCAAACCTCTTGCCCCTGGAAAATGTCGGGCACGCCGGGCGAAAGCAGCTTCAACGCGACTTGCGAGAGCGCCGTGTAGAGGCCGAGTTGCACGATCTTGCGCTGCAGCGCAAGGAACTCCGGCAAGAAGCGATTGTCGGCATCCGGGGTCAAGCAAGCGGCGACGAAATCGCGCACCGCTTGGTCGTAGCCGGGGTTCGGGTTGATCCAGCTCGTTTGCTGTTTCGATTCGTGCGTAGCCTTTTCCATGTAGGCTTGCATGCGCTCGATGACCGCGGTGCGCGTCGCATCGTCGAGCTCGCCGCCGGTGGGCCACATGCCGGTGAGGCTTTGATAGAACAAGTATTCATCGTTGCGCGTCGGCGCGAGGACCCCATCGACCTTCGTGCGCCTTCGGCGATTTAAACGATTCCACCGATTCACGGCCGTGCGCCACGGGCGCGGCATCTCCGAGAGAACGTTGATGCGGGCCCGAACGTCTTCGCTGCGCTTGGTGTCGTGCGTGCTCGTGGCGAGCAGGCTCTGCAAGCCGCGGCGTCGGCGACCGGCATTCTGTTGATGAAACTCTTCGATGCCGTGCGCCGCGGAAGCGGGATCGCCGCCGACCTCATTCGCCGACAGCAACGGGAAGTAAACGTAAAACGCCGTGTCTTCGACCCCTTTCGCCATGATCGGGCTCGTGACTTGTTGAAACAAGCCGGCGAAGTGTTCGCGCGCTTGCTTCGCCTCTTCGCTCAGGCCCGAGGGGTGGCGCAGCAAGAGGACGTCGCGGATGAAATCGAACGTGGCGGGATCGATCGTGCGGTTGTGGCGCTTCGCCGAGGCGACGGCATAGTTCACGAACCGCCGATCGCGATCGCTCACTCCTTCCGGGCCGGGATACGTCCGATAAACCGGAAAGCACGCGAGGACTTCGCGCAGCGCATAGCGCAGCGCGTTGAGTGTGAAGTCGCGCGATTTGCGATGCTGCTCCGAGATGCGATTCAAACGATGCGCGAGCATTTGCAACTCACTCGACATCGATGACCGCACTATCAAGCGTTTGCACTCGCGCGCGATCGTAGCGAACGAGCGCTCTTCGGCGGTGAAGCGCTTGTAATGTTTCTCGACGGAGCCGTAGCCCTGCGGGTGGACGAAGATGCTGTTGAGCTGGTTCGTGAAGTCGTAGCCGGTGGTTCCCGCGACGGGCCACGTCTCGGGCAAAGGCTCATGCGGGCCGAGAATTTTTTCGACGACGACGAACAACGGCAACCGCTGCTGCAAGTTGCCGTGATCCGCGACCTTGGGAAGATCGTTGCCGCTCGCAGTACGTGAATCGCGGCCGGCTTCCGCCGCGCCACGCCCGAAAATCGCCGTCCAATCCGACTCTTTCGGTTGTCGCAAACCGAGCCGATCGCAAAGTTGCCGCAACGCTTCGACGGCCACGCTCAGCGCCGGCGAAGCACTCTCTTCGACGCTGCTCGCAGCATCTTTCTCGGTTTCATTCTCCGGCGATTGTTTCGCACCGGCGATGCTCTCGGCGAGCGCCGCCGTTTCTTCCGCGGAAAGTTTGCCGAGCTCGTCGCGCAGCAGATGGCCGAGATAATTCCATTGCAGCCGCCACAGATATTGCTCGGGGCTGAAAAGCCCGTCGACATGGTCGATGCGCAAGCCGTCGATCTCGCCGGATGCGAGCAACTTGCCGATAAGTTCGTGCGCCGAATGGAAAACCTCGGACTTCTCCATGCAAAGCGCCGCGAGGTCGTTGATGTCGAAGAAGCGGCGATAGTTGATTTCGTCGGACGCTGCCCGCCAATGACACAACCGATAGGTCTGCGCTTGCAGCAATTTGTCGAGCGCCTCGAACGACTCCGGTTCCCCTTCCCGACCGTTGAACACGCGGACGTTCTCCGCCAGAAACTCCGCGACCTTCGGCTCGCGGGCTTCGAGATCGCGCAGCCGGCGCTTAATCACTTCCTTCTCGCGCTGCCGCTCGACCGTCGCTTTCGGCGAGATCGAAGTTTGCGCCGGCAAGTGTTGAATCGCAGTGACGATGCTTTGGTATTCGTCGAAGCTCTCCGAGCCGGCGCCGAGCGCCGTGTTCAACTCTTCGAGGCGATGCGTCAGCAGCGGGATCGTCGTCTTCGGGCCGAGGGGCAACCGATGTTGAAAGTAATGAAACTCGAAGCGCCCTTCGTGATGTTCGATCTTCAGTTGGCCGCGCTCGAGCGCGTCGCCGTATTGCGAGCCGAGTTGCGGCAGGAGGACTTTGTTTTCGAGTTCGTCCTTCACCGGATGCCAGTCGATATCGAAGTAGCCCGAGTAAGGAGAGTTGGGACCGTTCTCCAAGACATCGCGCCACCAAGGGTTTTCGCACGAGGCAGCCATGTGGTTCGGCACGACGTCGACGATATGCCCCATGCCATGCGCGCGGAGCGCCGCGATGAAGCCGCGATACGACTCTTCGCTCCCGAACGCCGGGTTCAATTGGTTCGGGTCGCAGACGTCGTAGCCATGCGGACTCCCGGCCCGGGCCCGCATATAAGGGGAGGCGTAGACGTGGCTCACGCCGAGCTCATGCAGATACGGCACGATCGCGGTCGCATCGTCGAAGGTCCATTCGTCGCGAAACTGGACGCGATACGTCACGGCCGGAACGACCCGTCGGGCCTGAACGCGCTGAACAACTTGGTCGATCAGCGG
This window encodes:
- the treS gene encoding maltose alpha-D-glucosyltransferase, with the protein product MSTIHSPEPAPNEAAMQSGTGAQNQPLVNATSQSDFEASRPADWYKDVVIYQMHVRSFFDSSGDGIGDFAGLTEKLEYVASLGVSAIWLLPFYPSPLRDEGYDIADYSTVNPMYGNLDDFKKFLDKAHRLGLNVITEMVINHTSDQHAWFQRARRAPKGSPEREFYVWSDTTEKYREARIIFQDFEVSNWTWDHEAQQYFWHRFYSHQPDLNFDNEVVQETLLKIVDFWFAMGIDGLRLDAIPYLYEREGTNCENLPETHAFLRRLRKHIDDHYPGRMLLAEANQWPDETSAYFGDDDECQMCFNFPLMPRLFMAVQQEERFPIVDILQHTPAPPPTSQWAIFLRNHDELTLEMVTDEERDAMYRFYMTDPRARVNLGLRRRLAPLLRNDRRKIELMHSLLFALPGTPVMYYGDEICMGDNIYLRDRDAVRTPMQWSSDRNGGFSRANPQRLFLPPISDPEYHYQSVNVETEEQSPHSFLWWVRRVLRLRQRFKSFSRGEIEFLLPQNPRVLAFLRKYEDETLLVVVNLSRFPQAVELDLGAYRGRSPVELFGQSRFPMIGELPYMLTVGPHGFYWFQIERPHGEAARRSPSELPIVRVASEWTDALRVPALDRIRDGLSAYLRLQSWHLASERTIRTTDVVEVVPIGMRDDDGSTYAIVLLRVFYTEGEPGLYQLILIATPEARAQAILRDRPTAGAVRVRTRNPAATWFVCDATAEANFWERLAKALAAGASVPGLQGRIDWRPLGEMPRLDSVTPAAIVPLWRSTYSRGAVAALDKFLFLKLFRRIEPGIHPEVEIGTALAAMPGALSCSKLRGTFRFQDAALGEVVLGVAYDYVTYERPLADLCREELRREFERVSADRHLPAPQRDAPTTPAETHSPAQPSEHSFGPLPHWFRLLGASLAEIHLALAGLTDRPEFAPEPFNTHYRRSISHGFRAQTARAFAALRTYLRLHPDTVPATQDLQFLSEEYRIAQRFGPLSRSSTPLWRVRCHGSLTTNEVLLQGDHLQIVDWGGNPGRPLSERRIKRSVFIDLARIDRAIQIAAQEGMAAWFAQVGRHAELAAKVQSWAEAWRRACAEALLSSYRAAVVGQLLVPEDEQEFQQTLDAFRLTTVVEDLTTAMEKNQPAQVAEAVAACRTLLT
- the treY gene encoding malto-oligosyltrehalose synthase, yielding MEESAPTMDLLEPLIDQVVQRVQARRVVPAVTYRVQFRDEWTFDDATAIVPYLHELGVSHVYASPYMRARAGSPHGYDVCDPNQLNPAFGSEESYRGFIAALRAHGMGHIVDVVPNHMAASCENPWWRDVLENGPNSPYSGYFDIDWHPVKDELENKVLLPQLGSQYGDALERGQLKIEHHEGRFEFHYFQHRLPLGPKTTIPLLTHRLEELNTALGAGSESFDEYQSIVTAIQHLPAQTSISPKATVERQREKEVIKRRLRDLEAREPKVAEFLAENVRVFNGREGEPESFEALDKLLQAQTYRLCHWRAASDEINYRRFFDINDLAALCMEKSEVFHSAHELIGKLLASGEIDGLRIDHVDGLFSPEQYLWRLQWNYLGHLLRDELGKLSAEETAALAESIAGAKQSPENETEKDAASSVEESASPALSVAVEALRQLCDRLGLRQPKESDWTAIFGRGAAEAGRDSRTASGNDLPKVADHGNLQQRLPLFVVVEKILGPHEPLPETWPVAGTTGYDFTNQLNSIFVHPQGYGSVEKHYKRFTAEERSFATIARECKRLIVRSSMSSELQMLAHRLNRISEQHRKSRDFTLNALRYALREVLACFPVYRTYPGPEGVSDRDRRFVNYAVASAKRHNRTIDPATFDFIRDVLLLRHPSGLSEEAKQAREHFAGLFQQVTSPIMAKGVEDTAFYVYFPLLSANEVGGDPASAAHGIEEFHQQNAGRRRRGLQSLLATSTHDTKRSEDVRARINVLSEMPRPWRTAVNRWNRLNRRRRTKVDGVLAPTRNDEYLFYQSLTGMWPTGGELDDATRTAVIERMQAYMEKATHESKQQTSWINPNPGYDQAVRDFVAACLTPDADNRFLPEFLALQRKIVQLGLYTALSQVALKLLSPGVPDIFQGQEVWDFSLVDPDNRRPVDYARRTQLLQKLKADFPTEVSHRAEFAASLAKNPADDRLKLFATWKLIELRRKHETLFAAGRYVPLSTSGRAAEHIVAFAWQPTSDHSAEHEAGAEDATRIVVVVPRWWGRLTEAAAIDGVVACVGQGERVWADTTVELPAGFPRTFVNHLTGRQVHAKSDLFRLKEVLDEFPIGVFVSEGA